A stretch of DNA from Natrinema halophilum:
AATCGCCGAAGTTACCGGAGAACTCGAGGTGAATACCGGCTCGATCGCGGCCGATCTTCGCCCGCGATTGGTCGATCCCGATGCGCGCGTTCGTGCAGTCGCGGCTCGCACGCTTTCGGCCGTCGATGCCGCCGACTCGCTGTCCGCGGTTCGTCCATTGGCCGACGACCCCGTTCCCGCAGTGTCGGGCGCCGCGACGACCGCAACTGAGCGACTCGAACTCATCCGCGAGCGCGAGGAAGACGAGAAAGTCGGCTGGCCGATGGTCGGCGGGGGGCCTGCGAGAACCGGTTCAGCCGGCACCGGCGAGACGCTCGGCGCGAACCCAGCGACGCAGTGGCGCGTCGAGATGGACAGGACGATCGCTGCCCAACCGGCGCTGATCGGCGACACCGTTTTGATAACGACTGACGACGGCTGCGTCAGCGCGCTCGCCCTCGAGGACGGCCGCGAGCGCTGGCGGTTCGAATCCGATGCGCCGACCGGCACGACGCCAGCCGTCGTCGACGATACCGTCTACGTCTGTGGAGACGCTGCGGTGTACGGGCTCGAGGCTGAATCCGGCGAGCAATTCTGGCAGTACGACATGGACACCGCCGCTCGGTCGTCGCCCGTCGTCGCAGGCGAACGGGTCCACATCGGTGGGCGAATCCTCCACACGATCGGCGCTGAAACCGGCCGACCGATCTGGACGGGAACGCTTGCGGGATCGCTCGTCGGTACTGCCGTCGACGATGGCGTCGTCTACGCGGCCTGTGAGGACCGTGTAACCGCACTTACCGCTGCCGATGGTCGCCGCTGCTGGGAGCAAGCGTTCGACACCGAAGGGGGTGCGCCCACATCGCCGTCGGTGGCCGATGGGTGCGTGTACGTCGGCCGTGGCGGCTCGCTGCACGCGTTGTCGACCGTCGATGGCTCGCATCGGTTCCGATTCGAAACCGGCGGCGAAATCGCGACGGCACCGGCCGTCGCGGACGGGCAGGTTTACGTCGGTAGCTCTGACGGGAGTCTATACGCGATCGATATGAGCGTGGGGTCCGAGCGCTGGCGCGTCGATGTCGGTAACGCGGTTACCCAGCCAGTCGTCGTCGACGGGACCGTCGCTCTGGGAACCGCTGACGGATACGTCCACGCGCTATCGACCGCCGACGGAACCCGGCAGTGGAACCTCGAGCCGACCGACAGCAGGGAGCCGCAGTCGATCGCTGGTGGGAACGGCCGGCTCTGTCTCGTCGATTCGAACGGAGTCGCCGCCCTCGGAGACGGGCACTCGTCCTGGACGGAGTCAATATCCGGCTTCTTCACCCGGTTTGGCCCGGAACCACCGTAGCAACGTCGACACACGCTGTTCGGCCGAATCTTCGCGCTCGCAACGCCGGAAGTAGGCGTGTGGCCAGTGGGGAGAATCCGCTACTGGTACCGTCACTCTCAGGTGAGGACCAGATGGAGATCGAACGAGGACCAGATGGAGATCGAACGAGGACCAGATGGAGATCGGCCGAAGACTAACTGGGGGTCGATCGAGGGCCGAATCGAGGAGAGGCGGTGACATCGGGCCACGGTGCGACGATCACTCACGCGGTCGTCGTCGGCTTCTCGGTTTCGGTAGTGGAGTTAAACGCGGTTTCGTTCGTCTCCGACGAGGAATCGGATGCGCCTTCGTTTCTCGACTCGACGACCGATTCGACTGCCTCGACGATATCCGCTGAATACCCGACGCCGAGCTCTTCCCACCGTTTTTCGCCTTCTCCATCGATGACGAGCGTAACCGGATAGCCCACGACACGGTAGTTCGCCGCGAGATCCGAATCGGGATCGTAACCAACGTTCCAGTTGCCGCCGTGATCGGTCCACCAGGATCGGAGTTCGTCAGCCGGCATCGTATCGGGAGATTGGTAGGTGACCGACAGGAACGTCAGTTCGTCTTCGTGGGCTTCGACGAGTTGAGATCGCGCTTCGGCGAAGCGCGGCATGTGCGTCTGGCACTGGCCACAGCCGGTGACGAAGAACATGACGACCGTAACGTCACCGTTCGGGACGGTAATCGTCCCGGCTTCGCTCCCTCGAGCATCGATCGTCTCGATTTCGACCGGCCACTCCGAGCCGTCGCTGCTCGTGGACGTGGACCGTTCGTTTCTAAACGAGGGTATGCCGCCGAGAACGATACCGGATGCGCCGGCGAGGACGCCGAGGCTGCCCACGCCGGCTAGCAGTTCACGCCGCCTCATCGGCATCCCACCTTCCAGGCGAGTCTGGTCCGACCGAACTCACGCGTTCGATGTCCCGTCTGACGGCCCATCATACACGAGACTAGTGGTGTGCTAGATAAAAAGGATTCACTGGTACGGGAGTCGAATCCACACACCGGATACAGTATCCGTGGCACAGAATGTGAGAGCGTGCTGGCGACCATATGGCGAGAGTAGCGTGAGCGAGTAGTCCGTTATCCTGTCCGTCTCTATGGGTTCATATATCCCCTCATTAGATATAAGTAACGGCGTATCGAAGGGGAAAACAATATCTGTCGGAGGTGATCGCTGATGGCCGACCCCGACCCGAAACTGGTCGTTTGGTCTTCCGAGCGCGATCCATCACCACGACGACACAATCGAACGATGAATTCGAACGACGATACGATCTCCCCCGTTCCCGGTATCCATACCGATGGCAGGAGGCTACACCGATGGTAGAGTCACCCGATGCCACGGAGGAACCGTCGCTTCCCACCTGTCCCCGCTGTGACGCTCCAGTATCCCAAGTGACGATGCGTGGACCCACGGAGCAAATTGCTACCCCCTGTGGCTGTTCGATCGCACCGGGAACGCTCGAGCACGAGTAACAGTTCATCAACCGTCCTGCATGCGATCGAGGGTCGACTCCACGGCCTCGATTTCGGCTTCGATCAACCCGTAGCGGTCGTAGACGAGTTCGTCGATTCGGCGGTCCGTTTTTTCGATTTCGGCCTCGAGTTCTTCGGCCCGCTCTTTCGCTTCGAAGTAGCGGTCCAGACCATTACGAACGTCGTCGACAGCGGGCAACGTGAGTTTCCGAAGGCGATCGATGAGCGAATTCGTTTTGGTAGCCGTCTTTCGAACGTTCGCGAAGCCACCCGCTTCGTCGACCGCGACGGGGACGAATGCTTCGATCAGGTCCGCCTCGCGCGGCCCGAGACGGGTGATGCGGACCGCGGGTAGCAAATCGGTCTCGGTGTAGCCCCACTGGTCGGTCTCGGTCGCAGGTTCGTCCGCAACCGCATCTCCGGTTCCAACTGGAGGCTTGTATCGAGCGGTCGCTTCTAGTAGGACCGTCCCAGCAGAGCGACGACTCACGGACGCGCGACCGAGGCGGAGTTGCGGCAGTTCACGTGTGGTCTTCTGGAGGGGCGAGTCTGGTGACGCCACCGGTTGTCTCGACCCAACGCTTGAGAGGGGCTTGCCCGGCCGATACTCGCCCAGTTGCGATCGCAGGTCGAGCGGGAGCGACTCCAGCCTTCGGGTCGCCTCGATCCGCCGGTTGACGAGGTCCTCGAATTCGGGATCCGTCGGAACGGCAACCGGATAGGATTCGAACGTGGACTGATTGATCTGGGGAAAAACCGATCGATAGGCGGCATATTTCATTTCGTGGTAGTACTCGAACAGGGACGAATTGAGGACACCGAGAACGCGAACGATATCAGTCTCGGATTCGCTCGCCGTAACGTTGTACACCGACTTGATAGTTGCACGAGACTCGGTGTCGAGGGCGCCCGTCGGCGTCGCCGCAGTCTGGCGAAAAACGAGCTTTGGACTCGTATACTGATCGCGGTCCTTTTCTATCTCGTCGGGCGGAATGTACCGCGTTTCCGCGTCGTCGAACCCGTATGGCTTGATCGCTGAGCCCGGAATAATCGCCTTCGACTCGGCCTGCGATTTCGTTTCGGACAGAACTGCTGCACGCTTCCCGATCTCTTCGCCCCTCGAGATGGAAACCCGATCCCCGAGCCGTCGGTGGGCGTCCATCGTCTCCAGAATCGATCGAGTGGTTCGATCCAGGTGAAGCAAGAACCGGTGCTCGTCTTGTTCCCGAAAGACCGACTGCGGAATCTCGTCGTATTCGGCCGACGACACTGCCGTTGCTCCGTCGGCGAATGCACAGTTGATCGAATCGTCGCTCGATCCGGTTACGAGAACCGCGGCTCCGTTCTCGACGGTGTCGAACGCCGTTCCGAGGTGGAGAATGTACGCGATGGCCGTGTTGTCTAGCAGATATCGACGAATGTGAACGTTTTGCTCCCGTGTGAGTATTGCGTCGGGAACGACGATACCGGTTCGGCCGTCCGCAGCGAGGCGGACGAACTGTTCGTAGAACGCGACGTACAGATCGAACTGCTGGCGCGTGGTCGCGTACTCGTCTTCGAGATACGCTCGAAGCGATCGGTCCATCGTCGCGCTGATAGCGCCTCGGCCCGCAGTCGCGACCCACGGCGGGTTCCCGATTACTGCATCGAATCCCGCTCTCTCTTGTGCCCGACCGTTCTCGGTCAGGAATACGTCGGGAAACTCGAGTTCCCAGTGGAAAAACGTCTTCTCGTCGCTCACGGTTTGCGCCCGCCGGAACCACTCCGCGGTCCGGAGCTCCGCCCACGTCCCGTCGTCGATCGCTTGCTCGAGTCGTGTGTGGACACCGTCGGGTATTTCGTGGTCGAACTGTGCCGCGGTGTGAACGTCCGCCAGTTCGAACAGACGCCGGAAAGGGGACTCCGAACGGCATATCTCGTCGCACGCAGCCGTCGACGCGATGGATGCGAGCGTCTCGGCCGAGAGCACCTCCGTCACGTCCGACCCGACCAGCGAGTTACCCGTCCTGAGATTGTGATCCCGAAATGGGGTCGGCTGGTCGGCCGCGGTCGCCTCGAGCCACACCGATAGTTTCGCCAGTTCGACGGCCATCTCGTTTCGGTCCACCCCGTAGATGCATTCGGAGACGATTGCTCTCCGAATCCGCCGTTCGTCGACGGCAGTCGTTCCCTCGAGTGTGCGGTGCTCGGACACGACCCGGGATGCGAGGTACGCCGTCGCACGCGTGAGGAAGTGGCCGGTCCCCATCGCCGGATCGAGAATCGTCAGGTCGGTCACCCGGTGATAGAACGCGTCGAGGTACTCCTCGGTTGTCGGTCGAAGTCCCTGTGACGTAAGCTCGTCTTCGATCTCGTTGACCAGCGGTCCGACGGTCTTTTCGACGACGTAGTTTACCACCTCGTCCGGCGTGTAGTAGGTCCCCGATGTCTTTCGCTCGCCGTCATCGGTGACGACGTACAGCTCACCTTTGTCGACGGTCTCGATCGCATCCGACTCCGGTACATCGATTGCCGGCTTCCAGACCGGCCCGTCGTCCCCTGGAACTGCTGCGTATTTGGTTGGCGCGATCCGAAACTGCCGTTCGAGCAACGCTTCGTAACCGTTTCCGAGGTGGCGTGTGTCGAGGTCGGCGTAATCGATCGGAACGTGACGCCCTTTTCCAGTCTCAGTCGTCGAGAGTCGATAGATCGCTTCCGCGAGGTACCGATCGCAGATCGCGCTGGTGGGTAAACATTCGTGCTCCGATCGGTCGAATAACCCACTGTCGGTCGACGGCACGGACAGCGCTTCCCCACCCTCGTAGATCGCCTGGAAGAGTCCGTCGAGTCGCTGCCACAACGTCGTCGACCGCTCGTCGTAGTGCTCGGCAAACCCGTCACCACCCGCGCCGATCTCGTCGTAAATTTCGAATCGAAGTACATCGAGACTGACGGGCGGTTCGTTTGTCTCGTCTCCGTCGGAATATGCGGCACCGACGAGTCCTCGGGACTCGGCATACATGACGACCAACAATCGGTAGAGCAAGACGAGCGACTGCGATTTGAGCTCTTCGAGCCGCTCGTCGTCGTCGGGATCGATTCCGGGGTCGCACCTCTCGTTGATGCCGCGACCGAGAAGCTCCAGTGCCGTGAAACAGCTCTCTTCGAGGTCCGTTCCGAGTTCCCTGGCGACCGCCCAGCTCTCCGCACGAATCGACTCGAGAACCGTCGTTCCCGACGACTCTCGGAACGCAGCTGCCCGGAAGAAGACGTAGAAGTACTTGAACGCCTCGCCGTCGTCGCGCTCGAGCAGGTCCGGTAGATCGACCTCGTAGCGGGCCTGGGTCTCGTACTTGTTTATACCGCCGGTCTGCATTATGACTTCGGTCGACCCGTAGAGTCGCCAGGTTCGCCCGTTCGTAAGAATACCCCATCGGACCGACTCCGGCGTGCGTTCGAGGGTGGACGCAATTCCGTTGGCGGCGACTCGATCGACCGGCCGGCCGTCGTTCTGTGCCGTGTCGATCGCGTCTCGCTGGCACGTTTGCACGATGGCGATAGCATTCTCGAGCGGTGGCGGTCCCTCGGAGTCGATTCGCTTTCCCGTGTCCGATGATGAGTCGCTATCCCATAGGCCGGTATCGGTATCGTCGTCTAGAAGGAAATCGACGGCGTCGTCCCCATTTGAAACCGTTGTCTCGACTGTCGTCTCGAACCCGAGCACGTCTAGAATCTCAGGGACCACGTTTTCGACCGCACACTCATCGTCGGGGGCCGATTTTGATTCGCTGTCGAACAGCACTTGCAGCCGTTCCATAGCCTCGGTCGCTGCCTCATCGCAGTCCCACGCCGATCGGCCCTGGATCCGTTCGTCGAGATAGTAGCGGGCAAAGAGCGACGAGTGTGTGTACGGCCGGTCAGGCTGCGCTCCCTCCCTCATGGTACCCGTTGTCTCGAATCGTCGCCGTAAGAAACCACTGGTCGACTGGATCACGTCCAGTGATTCCGTCCCAGTCAGCACCCTTTTCATGATCGGTCTCTCAGTCGATAGCGAGAGAACGTGTCGTCACCCATCGGTACCGCACTGGCTGGCGTTATCTTCGGTCTCGCCCTCGCAGCACCGCCGGGACCGATGAACGCGATTATCGCCGAAGAAAGTGTCGTTCGTGGCTGGCGTGCGGGGTTTCGCTCCGGGTTGGGTGCCATGCTCGCGGACGCGATATTTTTCGTGCTGACGCTGGTCGGCATCGTCGCAGTCATCGATCGCGCACCGATCGTTCGGCCTGCACTCTACCTCACTGGCGGCTGTTTGATGCTGTTCTTCGCGGTCGGCGCGATCGATGAAGCCAGGTCTGCAACGTCGTTTACCGACGGCGGACGAGTCGCGACCTCGGGGTTCCGAAAAACCTTCGCACTCTCGTTGACCAATCCGTATCAGATCGGGTTCTGGCTCACCGTCGGCGTCGGCCTGCTCGAGCCGGGGACCCTCGACGTTCTCGCAGCCGTTCCAGTCGCGGGACAGGCGCTCGCGGGGACGCTCGTCGTTCAAACTGGCTCGCCGGCGCTGTTGATCGGGTTCTTCGGCGGTATCGCCTGCTGGATCGTCGTTTTTCCGGCTGCATTGGCTGCCGCGGGACGTCGCGTCGACACGTTCGCACCGGCAGTAGCCGCGCTGAGCGCCGTCGTTCTCGTCGGTTTCGGGCTCCTCTTTCTGATGCTTGGAATGCTCCGGCTCAGTTAACCAGGGCAGACCGTCCCAATATCCGTTTCAGAGCCGCTGTTACGTCATTCGCTACGTCTCGATCGGTCGCCCGGTGGACGAACGCGGCGCCCGAGTCGAACGGCGGTTATGGATCTGCTCCTCTATCGATTAACACCGGAGCAACTCGAAGCGGCTGTCCTCGGCGTGTGCCTGGCGATTAGTACCGGCATCGGCACTAGATTCGTTACCGCCCGATTCCCCTCCGGTAGATCGAGATGACTGCTCGTCGTCGGGCCCGAAGTCCATCGCAGCCTCGAGCATCGGTAGCTGAAAGTCGAACCCGTGGATCAACTCGAACGAGTCGGCCGGGCTCAGCAAGTCCAGGATTCTGTCACCGACGTACTGCAATCCGACGACGATCTCGACGATCGATGTTCCGTCCATCGAACCGATGAGCTCGGCACCGATCGCCCCGTCTGAGTCGGTCAGCATCGCCGCGTGTAACCGAATCCAGATGTGCGTGCCGCTCTCCGAGCCGACGATATACGTGGCCCCGGCACCGTCGAAGCACGCTGTTGCCGGTTGTTCGGGCGAGTCGGCTGCGTTCCGTTCCTGTGTCGTCGCTCGAACGGTCGTTGCCGAAATCGGTATGGTAAAGAGAAGTACGATACAACAGAGCACGACGACGGTACCACCCGGTAAACGGGGCCCTCCCATTACTATCGTCTCGATGCTACACCGGTATGAACGCACTGGCCGATCCACCCACGGAAGGGTGGTTCGCCGAGGAATTGGCTGAAACGTTCGACTCGTGGTACGCTCACCGCGAGAACGGCAACGAGGACGCGAACCCTCCCGGCTACCGCAAGCGCGGCGACGACAGCCAGCGCGTTGAGCGTGGGTTGTACGTGTGTGACGAGTGTGGACTGGTCGCCAACGCCGACGTGAACGGTGCCCAGAACATCCGACAAAAGGTACTCCCGAGTCTCGCCTGTGACGGGGGAGATAGGGATAACGGCTGGATGGCACAGCCAGCGGTGCATCTGTTCGAGAAATCCACGGGACACGTAGTCCCACAAGAACAGGGAACCCGCAAACCATAATATCCCACCGCTTGGGAAACCGCGGCGTTCACGCCGCGGAGGATGTCATTCGCCAAGTGCGGCAATCTCGTCTTCGAGCCATTCGCTGAACCACTTGACTCGCTTCAGCCGCTGGTGGGCGATGCTCTCGGCGGTATCGCTCTGTACGCGTGAAGCGGCATCGTAGCCCCGTTCGAGGACTCGACTGACCATATCGTCGGCGTCCATGTGGGTGCGGGCTTCGTACCCCATCCGAAGCAACATCAGGGCGGTTCCGTTGGCTCCGATTTTGTCGAGCAAGTCCGCTTCGATGAGACACTGTGTCTCGAGAGCGAGGTCGGTCAGGTCGCTCTGGTAGGAATGGTGTTCGACGGCGCGACTCACCTGCTTGATGAACGATTCGGGGTACTCTCCGTGGGATTCGAGGTATTCGCGAGCCACGCGAGCGCCGGCCTCGGCGTGAAGTTCCTGATCGGTCTCGAGTTTGGCAACGTCGTGAAAGAGTGCGGCGACGCGTGTCACGTCGGTATCTGCACCTTCTTTCTCGGCGATCTCCGTCGCGAGACTGACCACGTTGAGAATGTGGTTGTGCCGGTACTCGGCGGAGTGCCAGGGGTACCAGCGCATGCGCCCTCCCTCGTCTTCTTTCTCGACGCTGGCCGCGAGGTACTCGAAGACGAAGCCTTTCATCGCCTCGAATTCGGCATCGGTCAAACCGGTTTCTTTTATTTCAACGCCCACGATAGATCCCTCCGCAGCAGACGAACGATAGTCATTACTGGAATGTTCGGTCGTTTCATTCTTTAGCCTTTGGTTCGATACGACTTTGCTGAGAGGGATCCCACAGAGACAGCCATATTCTGCTGTGTGCCAGCCCGGACGTACACTTTCGGCGTTACCGAAGTCCACGGACGAGCGAACCGAGCAGTGCCCCACCCGGTGGAATCACGACACTGACGACGACCACCTGACCCATCTCGAGATACGTACCGAGGACGCCGGCCGACGCGAGCCACACCGCAAAGGTGACGACGGATAGCAAGCCGAACGCGAGACCGGCGAGGAGGCCGCGTCGAATCGACGGTTGGACGAGGGACACGATGGCTCCACCGGCGACGAATCCCACCCAGTGGACCCACGCGAACGCGAGACCAGCGACGATCCCACCGGCTATCGACAGCCGACGGCGGCGGTCGTCAGCCCGAGTCTCGTCGAGCCACGTGCCGATCGAACTCATCCGTCACCCTCCGAGAACTCGACAGTAGTGGTATCCGGTGACGTAAGCGGGATCGGCTTGTACTCACCGTCGGCCCATTGCTGCAGTTGGTCCGCATAGTGTGCAGAAAACGGCGACCCGTCGTTCCCCCCCGGGAACGCTCCCTGCGACGGACCGCTCGAGTCGTCCATCGGGCAAATCTGTCGCCAGCTACTTCCGACGTCGTTCTCGGCGCGGAAATTGTTGAGCGATGCCGCCGACCCGTCCGTCGGATATCGGGGGTAGTTCAGCCACTCCCGATCGAAGGGGTGGTCGATGGCCGTCGTGTTGTAGTCACCGAACGTTTCCCACCCGTTCTCCTCGAGTTCCGTCGCGGTTCGGTCGAGCGCGTCGGCGATTGCAACGTCCCGGCCGTCCGGGAACCACGCCGAGTCAGGTGAAAGCGTGATGAGGACCCAGTCG
This window harbors:
- a CDS encoding TlpA disulfide reductase family protein, whose protein sequence is MRRRELLAGVGSLGVLAGASGIVLGGIPSFRNERSTSTSSDGSEWPVEIETIDARGSEAGTITVPNGDVTVVMFFVTGCGQCQTHMPRFAEARSQLVEAHEDELTFLSVTYQSPDTMPADELRSWWTDHGGNWNVGYDPDSDLAANYRVVGYPVTLVIDGEGEKRWEELGVGYSADIVEAVESVVESRNEGASDSSSETNETAFNSTTETEKPTTTA
- a CDS encoding Eco57I restriction-modification methylase domain-containing protein, translating into MREGAQPDRPYTHSSLFARYYLDERIQGRSAWDCDEAATEAMERLQVLFDSESKSAPDDECAVENVVPEILDVLGFETTVETTVSNGDDAVDFLLDDDTDTGLWDSDSSSDTGKRIDSEGPPPLENAIAIVQTCQRDAIDTAQNDGRPVDRVAANGIASTLERTPESVRWGILTNGRTWRLYGSTEVIMQTGGINKYETQARYEVDLPDLLERDDGEAFKYFYVFFRAAAFRESSGTTVLESIRAESWAVARELGTDLEESCFTALELLGRGINERCDPGIDPDDDERLEELKSQSLVLLYRLLVVMYAESRGLVGAAYSDGDETNEPPVSLDVLRFEIYDEIGAGGDGFAEHYDERSTTLWQRLDGLFQAIYEGGEALSVPSTDSGLFDRSEHECLPTSAICDRYLAEAIYRLSTTETGKGRHVPIDYADLDTRHLGNGYEALLERQFRIAPTKYAAVPGDDGPVWKPAIDVPESDAIETVDKGELYVVTDDGERKTSGTYYTPDEVVNYVVEKTVGPLVNEIEDELTSQGLRPTTEEYLDAFYHRVTDLTILDPAMGTGHFLTRATAYLASRVVSEHRTLEGTTAVDERRIRRAIVSECIYGVDRNEMAVELAKLSVWLEATAADQPTPFRDHNLRTGNSLVGSDVTEVLSAETLASIASTAACDEICRSESPFRRLFELADVHTAAQFDHEIPDGVHTRLEQAIDDGTWAELRTAEWFRRAQTVSDEKTFFHWELEFPDVFLTENGRAQERAGFDAVIGNPPWVATAGRGAISATMDRSLRAYLEDEYATTRQQFDLYVAFYEQFVRLAADGRTGIVVPDAILTREQNVHIRRYLLDNTAIAYILHLGTAFDTVENGAAVLVTGSSDDSINCAFADGATAVSSAEYDEIPQSVFREQDEHRFLLHLDRTTRSILETMDAHRRLGDRVSISRGEEIGKRAAVLSETKSQAESKAIIPGSAIKPYGFDDAETRYIPPDEIEKDRDQYTSPKLVFRQTAATPTGALDTESRATIKSVYNVTASESETDIVRVLGVLNSSLFEYYHEMKYAAYRSVFPQINQSTFESYPVAVPTDPEFEDLVNRRIEATRRLESLPLDLRSQLGEYRPGKPLSSVGSRQPVASPDSPLQKTTRELPQLRLGRASVSRRSAGTVLLEATARYKPPVGTGDAVADEPATETDQWGYTETDLLPAVRITRLGPREADLIEAFVPVAVDEAGGFANVRKTATKTNSLIDRLRKLTLPAVDDVRNGLDRYFEAKERAEELEAEIEKTDRRIDELVYDRYGLIEAEIEAVESTLDRMQDG
- a CDS encoding LysE family translocator; translation: MSSPIGTALAGVIFGLALAAPPGPMNAIIAEESVVRGWRAGFRSGLGAMLADAIFFVLTLVGIVAVIDRAPIVRPALYLTGGCLMLFFAVGAIDEARSATSFTDGGRVATSGFRKTFALSLTNPYQIGFWLTVGVGLLEPGTLDVLAAVPVAGQALAGTLVVQTGSPALLIGFFGGIACWIVVFPAALAAAGRRVDTFAPAVAALSAVVLVGFGLLFLMLGMLRLS
- a CDS encoding DUF7332 family protein, with the translated sequence MGGPRLPGGTVVVLCCIVLLFTIPISATTVRATTQERNAADSPEQPATACFDGAGATYIVGSESGTHIWIRLHAAMLTDSDGAIGAELIGSMDGTSIVEIVVGLQYVGDRILDLLSPADSFELIHGFDFQLPMLEAAMDFGPDDEQSSRSTGGESGGNESSADAGTNRQAHAEDSRFELLRC
- a CDS encoding HD domain-containing protein; the encoded protein is MGVEIKETGLTDAEFEAMKGFVFEYLAASVEKEDEGGRMRWYPWHSAEYRHNHILNVVSLATEIAEKEGADTDVTRVAALFHDVAKLETDQELHAEAGARVAREYLESHGEYPESFIKQVSRAVEHHSYQSDLTDLALETQCLIEADLLDKIGANGTALMLLRMGYEARTHMDADDMVSRVLERGYDAASRVQSDTAESIAHQRLKRVKWFSEWLEDEIAALGE